In the Vanessa atalanta chromosome 13, ilVanAtal1.2, whole genome shotgun sequence genome, attgttttaatttacaaggGGATTTAGTAAGTTTCATTTAtggtcatttaattattctcagatacattatattattatatattatttttcactgtctattatttaatatataacaagtgtAACTTCGTTCCAACATGTGTCCCAAGATATGTCTTGTTTCTATTAGTTTGCATTGTCTGTCTTtagtttgatatatttataattctcatTAAAAGCTGTTCTGTAATTGAACTATTATGGCTAAAAAAAGGTTTCcatcataacaaaatatatatatatatatatatatatatatatatatatatatatatatatatatatatatatatatatgtatgattttgcgtaaaatcttataataaatatatattcattataagatGGTAAAACCATTTACTTAAGTTTaaactttttagtttttactcTAGTAACTGCTAGAAATCAtgtgagaaaaaataaatccattttAACTTCTTTTATTGAAGCATTAAATTAGGTTTACATTGATCAAATGAAAAGCAAATGATCTATTCTAACAGccatataatcaataaaaacaatttacactTTTTACATCCCCATTAGATGTTCAGCCATATTCACATTGCTCATTCTTAAatgaatatgttaattaaacgtCCTATACACTAAGCTGAATCGCAAATATCTTAGACCAAGTggtggatataaaaaaaaggttttatttctgTCTATGGTATACTATTGATAGTTTGGTCTAAGATCACTGAGATTAGttagtttttaaatgatttattcatAGATATCTTCTTTGTCAGCAACATATTGAACAATGTCTTTGGGTTTAAGAAGTCTCTCAGCATCTGAATCGGGGATTTCAAAGCCAAACTCATCCTCCATAGCCATGATGATTTCAACATGATCAAGGGAATCCAGCCCTAGATCATTTATGAAGTGGGATTCAAGagataactgaaataaaaaaaaaattactttattaatttcaatatatggTTTATATAAAGCTAGTTAagttggaaaaaaataaatctgtaattAAAGTTTGTGCAAGACTAATATACGTTTTGATAAAACAATGATCGAACTACCTTCTCTGGGCTAATTTTGTCATATAGTTGGAGTACTAGAATCACCCTACTTTGAATAAGATCGAGTGTAAGAGGAGGCCCACCGCTATAGTTCCGAACTCCGATTTTCTGTTTctgaaacaaaattgaaaaaaataaatgtagagTACCTGAGTTGAAACCAGTTTGTCGTAAGCCTTGCACACTTTCATCACTCGTTCTTCGATCTCCTCTTGTGTTATTTTACGCACGGGCCCGGTAGCGAATTGTCGTTTACGCTGATATTGAACCTAAACATTATAGCACCACTGTACTTTCGTTATGCAATAACAGAAATAAGGTTATGTTATTGattgtatataaaaccttagataatacattaaatttgaaaattaaatttaacaaagtgATATATTCAACAAGaagttaaattaatcttttagtAGACGTTAAATAATGTGTATTGATCGAAAATGCCTTACCCCATTTTGTAACTGCTGAATATTATATGCTCTAGCAATAGCCTTAACTGTATGGTATTTTTGCTGTAACGCTACAGTTGATAATCTGCATACTACAGGCGTTTTGTAAGTAGTGGATTTTCGTAATAATCCATTAAAAGCATTTCGAACAAGATTTGCTGCAGCCATTTTTCCGCTTCAATGTTCCATAGACAAATTTGAACAGATGACAACAGCAGACTAATGTTACTAGTAATCACGATAAGTAAAACCTTCAACTTTGAACTAGTTCACAAAATATGCATTGCTGCAACCATAGACATAAACTAAATTGTACTACAATTAATATCCATCACACATATATAGCTGTAGCTGactattatatcaaatatgtattgatataaaaatattattaattcagtaataaatttctttaaataactgATATTCTGTAAACCATcttctcaaagagagaggagatCTTAGCTTAGCAGTGTGACATAAATAGGCTGTTACTCtactttaaaatctttaaatgcaattaagtatttttttatgataattgtaTTGCATTGACAATTATATAGTTCAAACATTTTGTAAAGGTGTTTTGTATGATAAcgcatacttttatttataaataataaataatgctatATATCTGCTGTGATTGATCACTATTATAAGGCaatatgttttcataaaattagtaGTTACTCTATAATTAATCTATTCAAATTTATCATGGATATGATATGAAGTATGTAGTGTATGTAGAATAAAAGTTACAACTAAATTGTCAAGTTCCAACTTGTCAAATcataaatgtcattttaatattgttttgtgcAGACGTATGTTggaaatgattttattgttttataaataaattaataaaagaaatgggTAACGCGGatacgaaattaaattttaggaaAGCTGTTGTTCAGCTCACATCAAAATCTcaggtaatttataaaataacgtcATACACAAGTTATGTTGTTTCGaagtttattgattaaaattataaattttagccTATCGACGCTTCTGATGAAAGTTTTTGGGATCAATTCTGGTCAGAGACGGTAACAAATGTACAAGATGTGTTTGCTTTGGTACCTGGGGCGGAGATACGTGCATTACGCGAGGAATCACCAAATAATTTAGCAACACTTGTATACAAGGCTGTTGAGAAGTTGGTGAAAATAGTTGATAGTAGCTGTAGGACTCAGCGTGAACAACAAACAGGTACGCCCTTGAATATTTGATGCATTGCAGTTTTAAGTCAGTTTTGTTCAGCATATGTTTGTACATTGTAccttatgaattaaatattctgcgaaaaattaaattaaaaatacactttattcaagtagcattattaacatcaatataatcttgtactaTTAATATGccttatacataattatttttttaagatgagctttaattttgtttattgataaatgtaatattatctgAGCAGGATTAATGTTGAATCAAATGCAATGACTTATTAGACAGAGACTTAGGTGTTAAATGGTAGCATATTGTCTTGATcttgtttcttttaatataattgattatattgaGGAGTAGTGCTGTACATAATTAGACTATTTTGGCATAAATTCCCTAAATCTCTAgctctaatattacaaatagctCATACATCATGTTATATTACAGCATACCATATTAACCTTTAAAATTTAGCTAAATATACTCAAGCAATATCAATTtgttaattgtcattttttataaCCAAAGATTTTATTCAACTGAGTTAATTGAGGTATTATTGTCCTTAAAATTAAGCTTGACAAAGCTATAttctagatttattataatttcaaatgtacCCATTGCATATTCTATATAATTAGTTTCTTTGAGATATAGTATACATACCTTCGTACTAAGTCatagatataataattcatcataAATGACATAATACcaaaacaatattgtatttattgaaaaaaaaaatatttaattaaaacatcttaaataaatatttaagaaacttcTAATAAGTCAGTGTATTTTCAGAATATTGTTGTATCCTTTCATATTACCTGTATATAATAACCTTTTTTCTAATATTCATAccaaaccaatttttttttattggttaacTACCTCGAGGataattttacaacaataatcactttgaattcaaaaatgtagataagtatatttgtaaagtaaaatttgtttaaaaattatgtctTTCTCTATATTTTCATTAGTCTATGTTTGGTGTATATTACGATTTCAATTATTGTCaaacattaaactttaaaaaaaaaaattggtgtaAGTAAGGTGTTTCTATTTTGACCCTACTCTATGTATGTTGTTCTAGACTTAATAACTAGAATTAGGTTTTAATCACGTCTGTGTAAATTACTAGAAGGGCTATGCTGTATGCATGATGTATTTTAATGCATAGGCGTTAATGATCCTAGTAGCCATCTACCAAACTCAATCAATGAGATTAACTCAGGTGTGCTTCGGGGTTCACACACTGGtcctattttgttaaaaacttttattaataacttatctttttatcatttagtttaaattgtatttatttgtaagatCAAAAAGAATAGGAATAAATGAGTAAATCAAGGAATCCAAATAGATAATAGacatagatgaaaaaaaaaacatattcttaaATTGAtgatatctaatattttattgtagctTTAAACTGTTCGAGATTGCTGACGCGTGTACTGCCTTATATGCTCGAGGAACCCGAATGGCACAGCTTCTTCTGGTCGTCGTTGCCGGCTGCTTCCGAAAACGATTCCGTACCACTAGCACAATCGCTCATCAATGCTATCTGTGTAAGTATTCTTTTTCTGATACTTTCGAGCACAGGTACAGACTGATAGAACATCTTTGATTTGAGTTGAAGttaaatataacgaaatttcatagtgtaattttatttacaggatCTCCTCTTTTGTCCAGATTTCACAGTCGTGAGCACGAAAAGATCGGGGCCAGTGAGTTTTTTCGTCATTGTTCATCttcattatttttgaatatgacTCATTTAAAGTATTTGCATGTGTACAAAAATaaccttatatattttaaacagaaataaataaggGCTAATCCAGAATCTCTGAATAGTTTTCACCAAACTAGACCGACTTgcataattcttaaattttatcaaaaacaaaagatCATTAGTTTCCTAGAAAATGGAACTTCAGTAAGGTCTTAATCAAGAATAGAGTATTGCACGTGGATATCCATCCATCGTGCACCGCTCGCTAACGGGTCCCCGGCGCCTAGGAGCGCGCGGAGGAGCTGTCGTCGCTGGACAGCTGCGAGTACATCTGGGCGGGCGGCGTGGGCTTCGCGCGCAGCCCGGCGCGCAGCGCGCAGCACGAGGCGGCGCGCGCCGAGCTGCTGCGCCTGCTGCTCACGTGCTGCAGCGAGACCGTGTACAAGCCCGCCGCGCAGGCCGCCACGCACCACAACAAGTGGATCGCGTCAGTACCGGATACCGATATTCGagggaaaataaatattcacagtAGAGAGATTTAGAGTTCAGAAGGCCCCCCCGGGGCAACGAGAGCCCCTacttattttccaaataaattgaACTATTTTTTCAGTGGggtattacaataattgattgcgaaataatttaattctattgacAAACAATAAGTAAGACACAAGAATGACACTCATTCGTATTTTACTATATtcacatatataaaatgtatttatacacgtcggaattgtaatgtttttgttttaaaaaactcTCTTGATGATACCCTCCCCCTAAATTCGACCCTGTTtatatagtgaatatcataTCGATGTTTAGCTAAAGACGCGTACAAAAAGGCGCTGTGTAAAAATAcggttattataaattacagaaCTCGCAAAGGGTTAACCTTGACGACAAGAAGAACTATTGTTTTACTCAAAAGTATCAGTATTTTCATGGAGTGTTGTTTTTCAACAGCTATTTAACAAGTCCCGAAAACCGTCACGCGTTGCCTCTATTCACGTCGTTACTGAACACGGTGTGCTCGTATGACCCGGTGGGTCTCGGCCTTCCGTACAATCATTTGCTGTTCGCCGACACCTTGGAGCCTTTAGTTGAGGTAAATCACgagatatttaatttgaatgaatcTCTTTAGTTTCGCTTTTACTCGCTTACAGTAAAACTTGGCAATATTGACGAAAGCAGAACGACATTTTTGTCTTATCCTCGGAAATTCCCAAATTTACAtcgtattaaaaactataattaccCATTTATATGCCAAAACATTTTTACTCaaatatgtagaaaaaaatttGATAATCTCAAACgacttttgttgatttttttcgaaaattctAATAAACTAATAGTTGCTTTGAAGATTTTTAAACTTCAACATAGAATCACTTTGAGACGGACActaccattttattaaaaattatattgttccaTCATGTTCCTTGCAGGTAGCGCTCCAAGTTTTGATCGTGACATTGGACCATGACACAAGTAATGTCGTTAACGAGGATTCTGATGaggtattttaaaatctacTTTTATTAAACGATTTGTACTTTAATTGGTgtaagggctttgtgcaagccctggataggtacaacccactcatcagatattctacctccaaacagcagtgctcagtattgttgtattccagtttgaagggtgagtgagccagtgtaactacaggcacaggggacataacatcttagttcccgaagtTCGGTTTAAAGacaattatttctcataaagttggtgatgtaaataatggttaatcCATTTGCTTATCCGCCAACCGATACCatcaaaaaaattgaaataagtaGCATTTATCCAGAGGTCGATATTAGACCTGAATTATTGTTGAAGttttaggaaaacatcgtttttttttaaacctcaAAAACTCggaaaaaaactattaaatcgtTTCACAAACAGAGAAGATTTAGGTACTGCATTGTTTTGGTTTTATCtttttacatatgtatacttattttatttctgttcaaAATACTGCACAGAATTTTCGCATCTTGTCCGTTATACGgacaatgtattaatattacttgaaagaatccaataaaatttattagacCGTTTTTTGAAGATCGAAATAGACGTGCACAATACTTAGTTGCCTGGTTTAAAggctgaatgagccagtgtaacaacacaGGGGACCtaatatcttagctcctaaAGTTGATAGCGCATTGACGGTCATCACTGCCAATTTTTTTAGGCAGTGCTGGTCAGCATTTACCATCCTATCTACTGTTTAAATGTTAACCATGTTATTCTTGCACAGTAATAGAACTTCAAGTGGGTATATATCATTTTCAATTGCTCTAGCGGCTTCCTGATAACCTCTTCATCAACTACCTATCCCGTATCCACCGAGACGAAGACTTTCAGTTCGCCCTACGAGGAGTGACACGACTCCTCAATAATCCTCTTCAGCAGACCTACCTCCCAAATTCAAGTAAGAAGGTGGCCTTACATCAGGAGCTACTGGTCTTGTTCTGGAAGATGTGTGACTACAATAAGGTATATGAAATTTCACGACGCTCAGGCAGTTTCCTGCGTATTCATCTTATTCATGAATATACTTACAGAATACTGTAAATGCTAAACCAAAGACTTTTCTTAGTAACCATTTGTTGAAGATTAACAGATTTGACACCTGCTTAAGTAACTTTAACACTGATATTGGCACatggaaattttatttactcacTTAACTTAAGGTTAATTATATCGATCGTATgcggttctacaacaggattccagaaagcgttcaaaatgcccaaaaatattgtcaaatgtaaaaaaattgttaaagaacgcttgtgtgtaaaaggttattatacaattagtgagtttatgattgatagcacacattgggaatgaaacgatcgcctcctggatatttttattcatattcaattgtgtaaaaaagaaaattgacaaaaaaaggcccgctgagtttctttcgccggttcttctcaggtcaggatgTGTCCTTTTCCGGACCGGTGGTactgtttaatttgactatcaataagttaGTTTAATGCTTCcacattgaataaaggaatttcagTTTGGGGAAATTTGTCagaattattagttttaacaGAATTTAATTAACAGGATAAACTAAAACGTTaaactaattatgttatttgtttttagaaatTCATGTACTACGTCTTGAAAAGTAGTGACGTTCTCGAAGTTCTGGTACCGATATTGTATCACCTAAACGATTCACGCGCTGACCAGTGTGAGTATACCGCAGTATACGTAACGAGTACTCTATCAAATTATATAGCCTAAGTTACTGTTGTTTTTACTAATAACTATTCGCTTGAGGATAGCATCGCATTGAAAAAATCGACAACGTTTTTTGTCCTTTTAACCGTCAGATAAGCTAATTCGCTGGTTAGTTTTATTCGATGATTTAATGTTCAGCTCTTAATGTAACAATGACTCGTACAATGTTTTCAAACCCGTTCAAAGCTTTCATTtttggataaaataatattatgaaattaataactttagataagttttttaatattgtaatgtaatatatgaaAGAACATGTCTCAGCTCGCGTGGGCCTGATGCACATCGGCGTGTTCATCTTGCTGCTCCTGTCCGGCGAGAGGAACTTCGGCGTTCGTCTCAACAAGCCGTACACCGCCACGGTGCCCATGGACATTCCGGTGTTCACCGGCACTCATGCGGACCTGCTGGTCGTCGTCTTCCACAAGATCATCACCACTGGGCACCAGAGACTGCAGCCACTATTCGATTGTCTGCTCACGATCCTCGTCAACggtaatactttaaataaaagtttctttATGTATATGCAACAGATagattttgtaaaatacaacatattaatttggaaatttaaaacaatacttcAGTATCACCGTACCTGAAGACTCTCTCGATGGTGTCGTCGACGAAGCTGCTGCACCTGCTCGAGGCGTTCAGCACGCCGTGGTTCCTCTTCTCGAGACCCCACCACCACCACCTCGTGTTCTTCCTCCTCGAGATGTTCAACAACATGATCCAGTATCAGTTCGACGGTAAGGGACCCGAGCCGCCTCAGGCGCGGCCGAGCGAGCCCGCCCGAGGCGGTGCCTACAGCGCGTGTGCCCCGCAGGGAACTCCAACCTGGTGTACACGATCATCCGCAAGCGCGGCGTGTTCCACGCGCTGGCCAACCTGCCGCACGAGCACGCCGCCATCGCGCGCTCGCtggccgccgcgcgcgcgccgcccgccgcgctgcCCAGGTGAGGccccgccgccgcccgcgccccgcgCCGCCACACGCCCCGCCACACGCCCCGCCTAATGCGCCCGCGCCCGCAGGTCCCGCAGCGCGGAGTCGGTGGCGGAGGCCGCCATGGAGGGGTCGCGGCCCGCGCAGCCCGCGGAGCCCGGCACGCTCAACGCGACGCTGCCCGACACGCCAGGTGACCGTGACGCGTCGAACGACTCGAACGACACGTGCCCATGAAAGACTTATTCGATTTCGAAACGTTCGATCTGCGTTTACAATGCGATTTACAATCGAATCGATGCCCGCCAGCGATCGCGACGATGACGGAGC is a window encoding:
- the LOC125068084 gene encoding acyl carrier protein, mitochondrial isoform X2; this encodes MAAANLVRNAFNGLLRKSTTYKTPVVCRLSTVALQQKYHTVKAIARAYNIQQLQNGRKRQFATGPVRKITQEEIEERVMKVCKAYDKLVSTQLSLESHFINDLGLDSLDHVEIIMAMEDEFGFEIPDSDAERLLKPKDIVQYVADKEDIYE
- the LOC125068084 gene encoding uncharacterized protein LOC125068084 isoform X3; the encoded protein is MAAANLVRNAFNGLLRKSTTYKTPVVCRLSTVALQQKYHTVKAIARAYNIQQLQNGVQYQRKRQFATGPVRKITQEEIEERVMKVCKAYDKLVSTQKQKIGVRNYSGGPPLTLDLIQSRVILVLQLYDKISPEKLSLESHFINDLGLDSLDHVEIIMAMEDEFGFEIPDSDAERLLKPKDIVQYVADKEDIYE
- the LOC125068202 gene encoding protein HID1, coding for MGNADTKLNFRKAVVQLTSKSQPIDASDESFWDQFWSETVTNVQDVFALVPGAEIRALREESPNNLATLVYKAVEKLVKIVDSSCRTQREQQTALNCSRLLTRVLPYMLEEPEWHSFFWSSLPAASENDSVPLAQSLINAICDLLFCPDFTVVSTKRSGPERAEELSSLDSCEYIWAGGVGFARSPARSAQHEAARAELLRLLLTCCSETVYKPAAQAATHHNKWIAYLTSPENRHALPLFTSLLNTVCSYDPVGLGLPYNHLLFADTLEPLVEVALQVLIVTLDHDTSNVVNEDSDERLPDNLFINYLSRIHRDEDFQFALRGVTRLLNNPLQQTYLPNSSKKVALHQELLVLFWKMCDYNKKFMYYVLKSSDVLEVLVPILYHLNDSRADQSRVGLMHIGVFILLLLSGERNFGVRLNKPYTATVPMDIPVFTGTHADLLVVVFHKIITTGHQRLQPLFDCLLTILVNVSPYLKTLSMVSSTKLLHLLEAFSTPWFLFSRPHHHHLVFFLLEMFNNMIQYQFDGNSNLVYTIIRKRGVFHALANLPHEHAAIARSLAAARAPPAALPRSRSAESVAEAAMEGSRPAQPAEPGTLNATLPDTPAIATMTERESAHPPAREQLLPRRDGDGEDRSPERARVAQKEGLRVGAEAGGAGEAEWRPSGEWVSSWRGRLPLQTIMRLLQVLVPQVEKICIDKGLTDESEILRFLQHGTLVGLLPVPHPILIRKYQANAGTAAWFRTYMWGVIYIRNVDPPIWYDTDVKLFEIQRV
- the LOC125068084 gene encoding acyl carrier protein, mitochondrial isoform X1, with amino-acid sequence MAAANLVRNAFNGLLRKSTTYKTPVVCRLSTVALQQKYHTVKAIARAYNIQQLQNGVQYQRKRQFATGPVRKITQEEIEERVMKVCKAYDKLVSTQLSLESHFINDLGLDSLDHVEIIMAMEDEFGFEIPDSDAERLLKPKDIVQYVADKEDIYE